A part of Methanorbis furvi genomic DNA contains:
- a CDS encoding YeeE/YedE thiosulfate transporter family protein, translated as MVTDISEKRKGVDTYLKIPLLGGAVIGFAAALIQALLFAAGGPQAYGFCVACHSRDLINYVTNSLTGSNLFLAPFSANAVAAGTLPVLTIIGVLVGAAGAAVLYKEFRVKKGDAKSYAVYGIGGILFMIFALCMGACPYRLALRIGYGDLVAVFGLIALIVGVFIGIKIAMKRMEGK; from the coding sequence ATGGTAACAGATATTTCTGAAAAAAGGAAAGGAGTGGACACGTATCTCAAGATACCACTTCTGGGTGGAGCCGTCATCGGTTTTGCCGCAGCACTCATTCAGGCGCTTTTGTTTGCCGCTGGCGGACCACAGGCGTATGGATTTTGTGTCGCATGCCACAGCCGTGACTTAATCAACTACGTAACAAACTCCCTCACCGGAAGCAACCTTTTTCTTGCACCCTTTTCCGCAAACGCAGTTGCTGCAGGAACTCTGCCGGTCTTAACCATCATCGGCGTATTAGTTGGAGCAGCAGGAGCAGCAGTTCTCTACAAAGAGTTCAGAGTCAAAAAAGGCGACGCAAAAAGTTACGCAGTCTATGGAATCGGCGGAATCCTCTTCATGATCTTCGCACTCTGTATGGGAGCATGCCCGTACCGCCTTGCACTCAGAATCGGTTACGGCGACCTCGTTGCAGTCTTCGGACTCATCGCACTCATCGTCGGAGTATTCATCGGCATCAAAATCGCCATGAAAAGAATGGAGGGAAAATAA
- a CDS encoding C-GCAxxG-C-C family protein, translating into MTLPSYFSIPENLDCAQLQIQAEELFNSGQFYCSEIVVKMIRDTFCPSVSDEIIAAASGFPVGMGGGGCTCGAVAGGIMALGLVFGRTKPEEKAKSAECMKYARELHDRFRKENTSVCCRVLTKNMLEDSPERKKQCAELTGEVVEIVTEIIQREAKAP; encoded by the coding sequence ATGACGCTCCCTTCCTATTTTTCCATTCCGGAAAATCTCGACTGTGCCCAATTACAAATTCAGGCTGAAGAACTTTTCAACAGCGGACAGTTCTACTGTTCTGAGATTGTGGTGAAAATGATTAGAGACACCTTCTGTCCGTCAGTTTCAGATGAGATTATTGCGGCCGCATCAGGTTTTCCTGTTGGCATGGGCGGCGGAGGATGCACGTGTGGAGCGGTTGCAGGAGGGATTATGGCTCTTGGTCTTGTTTTCGGCAGAACAAAACCTGAGGAGAAAGCAAAATCAGCAGAGTGTATGAAGTATGCACGTGAGCTTCACGACAGGTTCCGCAAAGAAAACACGTCGGTGTGCTGTCGGGTGCTGACAAAAAATATGCTCGAAGACTCGCCGGAACGTAAGAAACAGTGTGCTGAACTTACCGGCGAGGTTGTTGAGATTGTTACCGAGATTATTCAGAGAGAAGCAAAAGCACCGTAA
- the carB gene encoding carbamoyl-phosphate synthase large subunit, with protein sequence MPKNPTLKKVLLIGSGPIQIGQAAEFDYAGSQACKAVREEGIEVVLVNSNPATIQTDPETADKVYVEPLKAEIIAEIIKKEKPDGILSGMGGQTGLNLTAELYEMGALEGVQILGTPLEAIYHGEDREMFKNLMVEIGEPVPRSFILTKMEQLEEAFAVVGLPAIIRPAYTLGGSGGGVAATKEELRKIVEHGLTKSRVHQVLIEESVKGWNEIEFEVMRDAADTCIIICGMENVDPMGVHTGESVVVAPILTLTADQFGIMRRAAIKIIRSLNIQGGCNIQFAFKNGDYRIIEVNPRVSRSSALASKATGYPIARVAAKIAIGMRLDEITNTVTGTTPACFEPAVDYVVVKVSRWPFDKFKTADRTLTTAMKSTGEVMAIGRTVEEGFKKALRSLDTDIYHHTDINEIRMILSRPTDERFPTLFDAFRLGMTIDEVHQLTQIEPFFLEKIQHVVDIELELREHPTEELVKTAKKFGFSNAEIRELTGWNIYKIESLVGLPTYKMVDTCAAEFPAKTPYYYSTWEQECELRDSPKKKVLILGSGAIRIGQGIEFDYCTVHAVKSLREEGIEVHILNNNPETVSTDFDTSDRLYFEPMQLEDVVNILRKGDYDGVMVQFGGQNSVNLAIPIQEEIKLFGLKTKILGTSPDNMDVAEDRNRFSVLLEKDGIPSPANGSAYSEKEAYEIAKRIGYPVLVRPSYVLGGRAMELVHDELELQTYIKEAVRVSNTHPVLIDRYLDNATELDVDAVSDGTDVLIGGIMEHIEEAGVHSGDSACVIPTQTLTQEQIETVKNYTRKIALSLGVVGLINIQYALHNGTIYVLEANPRASRTVPFVAKATGLPLAKIAAKAMLGKKLADMPYQEKEIKHVAVKEVLLPFSRLPGVDPILGPEMKSTGEVIGIDYDFGRAFYKASQAADNKLPLKGKVFISVTNQQKNEILPIAKKLADLGFSLYGTDGTVKFMDQQGIKMNLVRKVQEGSPNIIDMIRAADIDLIINTPGDKNARADHFQIMRATIDYSIPYITTIFGAEAAALAIESMKTNTITIEPLSHYHAE encoded by the coding sequence ATGCCTAAAAATCCAACACTCAAAAAAGTCCTCTTAATTGGTTCCGGACCGATTCAGATTGGACAGGCTGCAGAGTTCGACTACGCAGGAAGCCAGGCATGTAAAGCCGTCCGCGAAGAAGGCATCGAGGTCGTACTGGTCAACTCCAACCCGGCAACGATCCAGACCGACCCGGAAACCGCGGACAAAGTCTATGTCGAGCCGCTGAAGGCCGAGATAATTGCCGAGATCATCAAGAAGGAAAAGCCGGACGGAATTCTTTCCGGTATGGGCGGCCAGACCGGTCTCAACCTTACAGCAGAGCTCTACGAGATGGGCGCTCTTGAAGGCGTTCAGATTCTTGGAACACCGCTTGAAGCAATCTATCACGGCGAAGACCGTGAGATGTTCAAAAATCTCATGGTCGAGATCGGTGAACCGGTCCCGCGAAGTTTCATCTTAACCAAGATGGAACAGCTCGAAGAAGCATTCGCCGTCGTCGGCCTTCCGGCAATCATCCGTCCCGCATACACCCTTGGCGGCAGCGGCGGAGGAGTTGCCGCAACCAAAGAGGAACTCAGAAAAATTGTTGAGCACGGTCTTACCAAGTCCCGTGTCCACCAGGTGCTGATCGAAGAGTCGGTCAAAGGCTGGAACGAGATCGAGTTCGAAGTTATGCGTGACGCAGCCGACACCTGTATCATCATCTGCGGAATGGAAAATGTTGACCCGATGGGTGTACACACCGGCGAGTCTGTCGTAGTCGCACCGATTCTCACGCTGACTGCTGACCAGTTCGGCATCATGCGCAGAGCTGCGATCAAGATCATCAGATCCCTCAACATTCAGGGAGGGTGCAACATCCAGTTCGCATTCAAAAACGGCGACTACCGGATCATCGAAGTAAACCCGCGTGTCTCGCGAAGCTCGGCACTCGCATCAAAAGCAACCGGTTACCCGATTGCAAGAGTTGCCGCAAAGATTGCGATCGGTATGCGGCTTGATGAGATCACCAACACCGTTACCGGCACAACGCCCGCATGCTTTGAGCCGGCAGTCGATTATGTTGTGGTCAAAGTTTCCCGCTGGCCGTTTGACAAGTTCAAGACTGCTGACCGGACCCTCACCACAGCGATGAAAAGTACGGGCGAGGTCATGGCAATCGGCAGAACGGTTGAAGAAGGATTCAAGAAGGCGCTTCGTTCTCTTGACACCGACATTTACCACCACACCGACATCAACGAGATCAGAATGATCCTCTCGCGCCCGACCGACGAACGGTTCCCGACACTGTTCGATGCGTTCCGGCTCGGCATGACGATCGATGAGGTTCACCAGCTGACCCAGATCGAACCGTTCTTCTTAGAAAAGATCCAGCATGTCGTTGACATCGAGCTTGAGCTGCGCGAACACCCGACCGAAGAGCTGGTCAAGACCGCGAAGAAGTTCGGCTTCTCGAACGCCGAGATTCGCGAACTTACCGGATGGAACATCTATAAGATCGAAAGCCTCGTCGGTCTCCCGACCTACAAGATGGTGGACACCTGCGCAGCAGAGTTCCCGGCAAAGACGCCCTACTACTACTCCACCTGGGAGCAGGAGTGCGAACTGCGTGACTCGCCGAAGAAGAAGGTACTCATTCTCGGTTCCGGTGCGATTCGTATCGGTCAGGGTATTGAGTTCGATTACTGTACAGTGCATGCGGTCAAGTCGCTGCGTGAAGAAGGCATCGAGGTCCACATTCTCAACAATAATCCTGAGACCGTCTCAACAGACTTCGACACTTCTGATCGGCTCTACTTTGAACCCATGCAGCTCGAAGACGTGGTTAACATTCTCAGGAAAGGAGACTACGACGGCGTGATGGTACAGTTTGGCGGACAGAACTCGGTGAACCTTGCGATTCCGATTCAGGAAGAGATCAAGCTGTTCGGTCTGAAGACAAAGATTCTTGGAACGAGTCCTGACAACATGGATGTTGCTGAGGACAGAAACCGGTTCAGTGTTCTCCTCGAAAAAGACGGCATTCCGTCCCCTGCGAACGGTTCCGCATACTCGGAAAAAGAGGCGTACGAGATCGCAAAGCGGATCGGCTACCCGGTTCTCGTTCGCCCGAGCTATGTTCTCGGCGGCCGTGCGATGGAACTTGTCCATGACGAACTTGAGCTGCAGACCTACATCAAAGAAGCAGTCAGAGTGTCAAACACCCATCCGGTGCTGATCGACAGATACCTCGACAATGCAACCGAGCTTGATGTGGACGCGGTCAGTGACGGAACAGATGTTCTGATTGGCGGAATCATGGAGCACATTGAGGAGGCCGGTGTTCACTCCGGAGACTCAGCCTGTGTGATTCCAACCCAGACCTTAACGCAGGAACAGATTGAGACGGTGAAAAACTATACCAGAAAGATTGCGCTCTCGCTTGGCGTGGTTGGTCTTATCAACATTCAGTACGCTCTGCACAATGGAACGATCTATGTTCTTGAGGCAAACCCGCGTGCAAGCCGAACGGTTCCGTTCGTGGCAAAGGCAACCGGCCTTCCGCTTGCAAAGATTGCAGCAAAGGCGATGCTTGGCAAGAAGCTTGCAGACATGCCGTATCAGGAAAAAGAGATCAAGCATGTCGCGGTCAAAGAAGTTCTCCTGCCATTCTCCCGACTGCCGGGTGTTGATCCGATTCTCGGCCCTGAGATGAAGAGTACGGGTGAGGTCATCGGTATCGATTATGACTTCGGCCGCGCTTTCTACAAGGCAAGTCAGGCGGCAGACAACAAACTTCCGCTGAAAGGAAAGGTGTTCATCTCAGTAACCAATCAGCAGAAGAATGAGATTCTGCCGATCGCAAAGAAGCTCGCCGACCTCGGATTCTCGCTCTACGGAACTGACGGAACGGTCAAGTTCATGGATCAGCAGGGCATCAAGATGAATCTGGTCAGAAAAGTGCAGGAGGGTTCGCCGAACATTATTGATATGATCCGTGCGGCTGATATTGATCTGATCATCAATACGCCGGGCGACAAAAATGCACGGGCTGATCACTTCCAGATCATGCGGGCGACGATCGATTACAGTATCCCCTACATCACAACCATCTTCGGAGCAGAGGCAGCAGCACTTGCAATCGAGTCGATGAAGACGAATACGATCACGATCGAACCGCTCAGCCACTATCACGCTGAATAA
- a CDS encoding YeeE/YedE thiosulfate transporter family protein: protein MVDGFLIPKETAVLLVPIATIILGLVIGWLGQRSGFCSIGGIRDYMLFRQTRLLKGYIALIISAFVFYFIFSLIVPAAIPKFFWCLQEGQLFTAIGGAPAVGTVGVIILMIIGGIFVGIIGTLLGGCPLRQLVMTSEGNMKSLIFVVGMLAGAVIFTALLSPWIVQAFTAIGL from the coding sequence ATGGTTGACGGATTCTTAATTCCCAAAGAAACAGCAGTACTGCTTGTACCAATCGCAACGATCATCCTCGGACTTGTCATCGGATGGCTTGGTCAGAGAAGCGGATTCTGTTCAATCGGCGGTATTCGCGACTACATGCTCTTCCGCCAGACCCGTCTCCTCAAAGGATACATCGCACTCATCATCTCAGCATTCGTCTTCTACTTCATCTTCTCCTTAATCGTTCCCGCAGCAATTCCCAAATTCTTCTGGTGCCTTCAGGAAGGACAGCTCTTCACCGCAATCGGTGGAGCTCCGGCAGTAGGTACTGTAGGAGTCATCATCCTCATGATCATCGGCGGAATCTTCGTTGGAATTATTGGAACACTCCTTGGCGGATGCCCGTTGCGTCAGTTGGTAATGACCTCGGAAGGAAACATGAAATCCCTGATCTTCGTGGTCGGCATGCTTGCAGGTGCAGTCATCTTCACCGCACTTCTCTCCCCATGGATCGTACAAGCGTTTACCGCAATAGGACTCTGA
- a CDS encoding sulfurtransferase TusA family protein, protein MTEKLDITGKVCPICLLAVDKELKKLSSGEELVVVCDHAPAATASIPEYCENRNHRCSVKMIENGLWEISITKN, encoded by the coding sequence ATGACAGAAAAATTAGACATCACCGGAAAAGTCTGTCCGATCTGTCTTCTGGCAGTAGACAAAGAGCTGAAAAAACTCTCTTCAGGCGAAGAACTCGTTGTAGTATGCGACCACGCACCCGCAGCTACAGCATCCATTCCCGAGTACTGCGAAAACAGAAACCACAGATGCAGTGTAAAAATGATTGAAAACGGACTTTGGGAAATCAGTATCACTAAGAACTGA
- a CDS encoding molybdopterin-dependent oxidoreductase — protein MEIKYVTTTCPYCGAGCTFNLVVKDGKICDVQPCQRGPVNEGKLCPKGIYGWEFIVSEDRLKTPLIKDKATGQFKTATWDEALAVVAENFAKYKPDEIAVISSARCCNEDNYAMQKFARVVLKTPNVDHCARLCHAPTVAGLNMVFGSGASTNSFDDLAITDCLFIIGSNNFEAHPLAARRMMQAKAKGAHVIVCDPRMTPTAKQAHLHIQHYPGTDIQLLNCLMKQIIERGWVDEEFVKNRTNGY, from the coding sequence ATGGAAATTAAGTATGTAACCACTACCTGCCCGTACTGCGGTGCCGGCTGTACCTTTAATCTCGTCGTCAAAGACGGCAAGATCTGTGACGTCCAGCCCTGCCAGCGCGGTCCGGTCAACGAAGGCAAACTCTGCCCGAAAGGAATCTACGGCTGGGAGTTCATCGTCTCCGAAGACCGTCTCAAGACCCCGCTGATCAAAGACAAAGCAACCGGTCAGTTCAAAACCGCAACCTGGGACGAAGCACTCGCTGTCGTCGCAGAAAACTTCGCCAAGTACAAGCCTGACGAGATCGCTGTCATCTCCTCTGCCCGCTGTTGCAACGAAGACAACTACGCAATGCAGAAGTTCGCCAGAGTCGTTCTCAAGACTCCGAACGTCGACCACTGTGCCCGTCTCTGTCACGCCCCCACCGTCGCCGGCCTCAACATGGTCTTCGGCTCCGGAGCCTCGACCAACTCTTTTGACGACCTTGCCATCACCGACTGTCTGTTCATTATCGGTTCCAACAACTTCGAAGCCCACCCGCTCGCAGCCCGCAGAATGATGCAGGCCAAAGCCAAAGGCGCTCACGTCATCGTCTGCGACCCGCGTATGACGCCTACTGCAAAACAGGCCCACCTGCACATCCAGCACTACCCGGGAACCGACATCCAGCTCCTCAACTGTCTCATGAAACAGATCATCGAGCGTGGATGGGTTGACGAAGAGTTCGTCAAAAACCGTACCAACGGCTACG
- the carA gene encoding glutamine-hydrolyzing carbamoyl-phosphate synthase small subunit — translation MVQNMKAVLGLEDGTIITGSGFGVEGVAIGEMVVTLVSNGYMEALSDPSAAGQLLMFGYPLVGNYGANPDQLQSSKVHAAGAVVRELCEFPKHEPTLAQYFEENGLIGIEGVDTRMLTIKLREHGVMRAALLTGSDDGHEAVRLAQHAPVQETRELIPDVTCKETYHIKGSGKKIAVLDLGCRKSILQSLNNRGADLTVYPYGTPADVILAGKPQALFVTNGPGYPFAAPKAVATVKDILGTIPVQGVCMGTEIIACALGGTVDKLKLGHRGASQPVKFSDGSVAVTFQSHGYAVNGDSLPEGCEVSCVNLNDHSVEGFVNNDLGIYCVQFHPEHDAVHDGAEKPIYDIMYRGIPDA, via the coding sequence ATGGTACAAAACATGAAGGCGGTCTTAGGACTTGAAGACGGAACTATCATTACCGGCAGCGGATTCGGCGTTGAAGGCGTTGCAATCGGTGAAATGGTAGTCACCCTCGTATCCAACGGATACATGGAAGCCCTCAGTGACCCAAGCGCGGCAGGACAGCTCCTGATGTTCGGCTACCCGCTTGTCGGAAACTATGGCGCAAACCCCGATCAGCTCCAGAGCAGCAAAGTACATGCAGCGGGCGCAGTTGTCCGCGAGCTTTGCGAGTTCCCTAAGCACGAGCCTACTCTGGCGCAGTACTTCGAGGAGAACGGACTGATCGGAATCGAAGGAGTTGACACCCGTATGCTCACCATCAAACTCAGAGAACATGGTGTCATGCGTGCCGCACTCCTTACCGGCTCTGACGACGGACACGAAGCAGTCCGGCTCGCCCAGCACGCACCGGTTCAGGAAACCCGCGAGCTGATCCCAGACGTCACCTGCAAAGAAACCTATCATATCAAAGGCTCAGGAAAAAAGATCGCAGTGCTTGATCTTGGCTGTAGAAAATCCATTCTCCAGAGCCTGAATAATCGCGGCGCAGATCTCACTGTCTACCCGTACGGAACTCCGGCCGATGTAATCCTTGCCGGAAAACCGCAGGCACTCTTTGTCACAAACGGTCCCGGCTATCCGTTCGCCGCACCCAAAGCAGTCGCAACGGTCAAAGATATTCTTGGAACCATTCCGGTGCAGGGCGTTTGCATGGGAACCGAGATCATTGCCTGCGCACTTGGCGGAACGGTGGATAAACTCAAACTCGGCCACCGCGGCGCAAGCCAGCCGGTAAAATTCTCCGACGGCTCGGTCGCCGTCACCTTCCAGAGCCACGGCTACGCAGTCAATGGCGACAGCCTGCCGGAAGGATGCGAAGTATCCTGCGTCAACTTAAATGATCACTCAGTCGAGGGATTTGTCAACAATGACCTCGGCATCTACTGTGTGCAGTTCCACCCCGAACACGACGCTGTTCACGACGGAGCGGAAAAACCAATCTACGACATCATGTACAGAGGAATCCCAGATGCCTAA
- a CDS encoding formate dehydrogenase accessory sulfurtransferase FdhD, producing the protein MTKSIEEKPVQIIINGRAAMTLMTSAEDPKDLVTGHIFTERVVETYADITSIHRDGSQVSVVTSKPFGILLSRKTVLAGCGGASSFLDSGRLGQLTAGFTPSKEEISRSFDQLPASLWYSGGLFAKDGTLLAAVEDVSSQNVLDRLIGHGLTLGTVFSETYVVLIGNLMTETVRKAIIAKIPFIAVSGDVTATAAKTAKEANLTLVHVNNR; encoded by the coding sequence ATGACAAAATCTATCGAAGAAAAACCTGTGCAGATTATTATCAACGGCCGAGCCGCAATGACGCTGATGACATCAGCAGAAGATCCCAAGGATCTTGTGACCGGCCATATTTTTACGGAACGTGTGGTGGAGACGTATGCAGATATTACTTCCATACACCGCGACGGAAGCCAGGTCAGTGTGGTGACGTCAAAGCCGTTTGGAATATTGCTCTCCCGAAAGACCGTGCTTGCCGGATGCGGAGGGGCTTCGTCGTTTCTTGATTCAGGAAGGCTTGGACAACTGACTGCCGGTTTTACTCCTTCAAAGGAAGAGATTTCCCGCAGTTTTGATCAGCTCCCAGCGTCTCTCTGGTACAGCGGCGGACTTTTTGCGAAGGATGGTACCCTGCTCGCAGCAGTCGAGGATGTCAGCTCCCAGAATGTTCTCGACCGGCTTATCGGTCACGGACTAACGCTTGGAACAGTATTTTCCGAGACCTACGTAGTCCTCATCGGTAATCTGATGACCGAAACGGTCCGAAAAGCGATCATCGCAAAAATTCCGTTCATCGCAGTTTCGGGTGATGTGACCGCGACCGCTGCAAAGACGGCAAAAGAGGCAAATCTTACGCTTGTTCACGTGAATAATCGGTAA
- a CDS encoding rubredoxin — protein MAKYLCIFCAYIYDEDLGDPKHGIPAGTKYEDVPVTWKCPTCMIPKSKPGLFRKIED, from the coding sequence ATGGCAAAATATCTGTGCATTTTCTGTGCATACATCTATGATGAGGATCTGGGTGACCCCAAGCATGGTATTCCGGCAGGAACCAAGTATGAGGATGTTCCTGTTACCTGGAAATGTCCTACCTGCATGATCCCGAAAAGTAAGCCCGGTCTTTTCCGCAAGATCGAGGACTAA
- a CDS encoding cysteine desulfurase, with protein sequence MAAFDPELIRGDFPILQKLIYLDNAATSLSPRQVVEAQNDAEYNYRANVGRGIHRLSRIATHQYLEAHETLKRFFGGENGTLAFTKNTTEAINTVSLGLRWNKTDRIVTTIQDHHSNLLPWYRLKNEGRVAEVDVVRGLSGVILPEDVEACITKDTRLVAIGHASNVFGTITEAEEIAKICKDYGVLLLLDGAQTAPHLPLNLEKLGCDFFCFSGHKMLGPMGTGGLWISPDVAEPDIPAPLFAGGGMVAQVDGTSFTRVEGHARFEAGTQNVIGAVGLAEAARYLMRLGMENVADHSADLARRMISGLSEIPGVHVYTPSGVPLIGTVSFTLEDVHPHEVAYLLDEAAGIMVRSGEHCCQPLMKGLRLAGGTVRASAYCYNSEDDIDMLTATVEEIAGMVK encoded by the coding sequence ATGGCAGCATTCGACCCTGAACTTATACGCGGCGACTTCCCGATTCTACAGAAACTAATCTATCTGGACAACGCCGCAACCTCTCTTTCCCCACGTCAGGTAGTCGAAGCACAGAATGATGCCGAGTACAACTATCGTGCCAACGTCGGGCGGGGAATTCACCGTCTCTCCCGCATCGCAACCCACCAGTATCTGGAAGCGCACGAAACACTCAAACGGTTTTTCGGCGGAGAGAACGGAACGCTGGCCTTCACGAAAAACACCACCGAAGCGATAAACACCGTCTCGCTCGGACTTCGCTGGAACAAAACCGACCGAATTGTTACAACCATCCAGGACCATCACTCCAACCTTCTTCCCTGGTATCGGTTGAAGAATGAGGGAAGGGTTGCAGAAGTTGACGTAGTCAGAGGTCTTTCCGGCGTGATTTTGCCTGAGGATGTTGAGGCATGCATCACGAAGGACACGCGGCTTGTTGCGATCGGTCATGCCTCCAATGTGTTTGGAACGATTACCGAGGCAGAAGAGATTGCAAAGATCTGCAAGGATTACGGTGTTCTCCTGCTGCTTGACGGAGCACAGACTGCGCCCCATCTCCCCCTAAACTTGGAAAAACTCGGCTGCGACTTCTTCTGTTTCTCAGGACACAAGATGCTCGGCCCCATGGGAACCGGAGGACTTTGGATAAGCCCGGATGTCGCAGAACCGGATATTCCGGCACCGCTTTTCGCCGGCGGAGGAATGGTTGCACAGGTAGATGGAACCTCGTTTACCCGCGTTGAAGGGCATGCACGCTTTGAGGCAGGAACCCAGAATGTTATCGGAGCGGTCGGTCTTGCAGAAGCCGCACGATATCTAATGCGGCTTGGCATGGAAAATGTCGCAGACCACAGTGCTGACCTTGCGAGGAGAATGATCTCAGGACTTTCGGAGATTCCCGGAGTTCACGTCTACACACCAAGTGGCGTGCCTTTAATCGGAACGGTTTCGTTTACGCTTGAGGATGTGCATCCCCACGAGGTCGCCTATCTTCTTGACGAGGCGGCAGGCATTATGGTCAGGTCAGGAGAACACTGCTGTCAGCCGTTAATGAAAGGTCTCAGACTTGCGGGTGGAACAGTGAGGGCGAGTGCCTACTGCTACAACAGCGAGGATGACATCGATATGCTGACTGCAACGGTCGAAGAGATTGCAGGGATGGTGAAGTAA
- a CDS encoding OsmC family protein, producing MSLNNIDIAQVKQYEAEIKADDNEALFTTKMSGTWQFDENGPQFTADAKTDAGPVTFALAHPNFEKLGNYPSPMAYGLFWICGCASATFMTAAAKRGIKIDALHTDIEADLDYHAQFQLGDQPLVGAYRVTFNVTSAQATDEEIESLKQAAYNGCMALFTVRNAIPLTVSAKRA from the coding sequence ATGTCACTCAACAATATCGATATAGCACAGGTAAAGCAGTACGAGGCCGAGATAAAGGCTGACGACAACGAAGCATTGTTCACGACCAAGATGAGCGGAACCTGGCAGTTCGACGAGAACGGCCCACAGTTTACAGCAGACGCAAAGACCGACGCAGGACCGGTCACGTTTGCGTTAGCCCACCCGAACTTCGAGAAGCTTGGCAACTATCCGTCACCAATGGCATATGGTCTGTTCTGGATCTGCGGATGTGCTTCGGCTACTTTCATGACCGCCGCAGCAAAACGAGGAATCAAGATCGATGCTCTGCACACCGACATCGAAGCTGACCTCGATTATCATGCACAGTTCCAGCTTGGCGACCAGCCTCTGGTTGGCGCGTACAGAGTTACGTTCAATGTAACGAGCGCACAGGCAACCGATGAGGAGATCGAGAGCCTGAAACAGGCGGCATATAACGGATGCATGGCGCTGTTTACGGTGAGAAATGCAATTCCGTTAACCGTTTCTGCAAAGAGAGCATGA
- the hpt gene encoding hypoxanthine phosphoribosyltransferase, with translation MADTIDVLISEEKINARIKELAESIDHDYAGKEIIFLCTLKGACFFACELAKRVTLPVFMEFIQAKSYEGKNSTGNLVMKLDVPEEAIAGKHVIIIEDVIDTGRTLSHVKQLMLDRNPASIAVCSLLDKHECRVVPFEGEYIGFSIGDDFVVGYGLDWDQKYRNLPYVGIVR, from the coding sequence ATGGCGGATACTATCGACGTTTTGATTTCTGAGGAAAAAATCAACGCACGCATCAAAGAACTGGCAGAGAGCATCGATCACGATTACGCAGGAAAAGAGATCATATTTCTCTGTACTCTGAAAGGCGCCTGCTTCTTTGCCTGCGAACTTGCGAAACGCGTGACCCTTCCGGTGTTCATGGAGTTCATTCAGGCAAAAAGTTATGAGGGAAAAAACTCGACCGGAAATTTAGTGATGAAACTGGATGTGCCCGAAGAGGCAATCGCCGGAAAGCATGTAATTATTATTGAGGATGTGATTGATACCGGCAGAACGCTCAGCCATGTAAAACAGCTGATGCTTGATCGCAATCCTGCATCAATTGCGGTATGTTCGCTACTGGACAAACATGAGTGCCGGGTCGTTCCGTTCGAGGGAGAGTACATCGGATTTTCCATCGGCGATGATTTCGTTGTGGGATACGGGCTTGACTGGGATCAGAAGTACCGAAACCTGCCGTACGTGGGCATCGTACGATAA